One genomic region from Rosa rugosa chromosome 1, drRosRugo1.1, whole genome shotgun sequence encodes:
- the LOC133744649 gene encoding putative cyclin-D6-1: protein MEFDLENPLTISHDIHSDSVTSLFSIESDHMPSEDYFQTLQAGDFDISVRREAMASISQLCCNSDNFLSYLAVNYLDRFLSCQGKLQPKPWIIKLLAISCVSLAAKMKKTDFSLLDFQSDGGIIFDTRTIERMEFLILGALKWRMRSITPFSFILFFISLFKLEDPPLRQALKARATQIILKAQNDMKLFVFKPSIIAASALLSASHELFPMQCPCFKKALSNCSYVNKITLLQCYNCMQDSVVDEYDSVLEMVSSSVTPANVLDHTFSSSADSGRTTVTSITTLKLERDIKRRKFSEYCKDHHHKVVQINFSSDPATLRPS from the exons ATGGAGTTCGACCTTGAAAACCCACTAACAATTTCCCATGATATCCACTCTGACTCGGTCACTTCTCTGTTCTCCATTGAATCCGATCACATGCCATCTGAGGATTACTTCCAAACCCTTCAAGCTGGAGACTTTGACATCTCTGTTCGAAGGGAAGCCATGGCTTCAATCTCACAG CTTTGTTGTAACTCTGATAACTTCTTATCCTACCTTGCTGTCAATTATCTTGATCGGTTCTTGTCCTGCCAAGGAAAGCTG CAACCGAAGCCTTGGATCATCAAGCTCCTTGCAATCTCCTGCGTTTCTTTAGCTGCCAAGATGAAGAAAACAgatttttctcttcttgattTTCAG AGTGACGGAGGTATCATTTTTGATACTCGAACGATAGAGAGAATGGAGTTCCTGATTTTGGGAGCTCTAAAATGGAGAATGCGGTCCATAACTCCCTTCTCTTTCAttctcttcttcatttctttgttCAAGCTTGAAGATCCTCCATTGAGGCAAGCTCTCAAAGCCAGAGCCACCCAGATCATCCTCAAAGCTCAAAATG ATATGAAGCTTTTTGTGTTCAAGCCATCAATAATTGCAGCCTCTGCTCTCCTCTCTGCTTCTCATGAGTTATTCCCAATGCAATGTCCCTGCTTTAAAAAAGCACTATCCAACTGTTCCTATGTAAACAAG ATAACTTTGCTGCAATGCTACAATTGTATGCAAGACAGTGTGGTAGATGAGTACGATTCAGTCTTGGAGATGGTGTCTAGCTCAGTGACACCGGCCAATGTGTTGGATCATACTTTTTCAAGCTCTGCAGACAGTGGAAGAACCACAGTGACCAGCATTACCACTTTAAAATTGGAGAGGGACATCAAGAGGAGGAAATTTAGTGAATATTGTAAAGATCATCACCACAAAGTTGTCCAAATTAATTTCTCATCAGATCCAGCAACACTCAGGCCTAGTTAG
- the LOC133726112 gene encoding cytochrome b6-f complex iron-sulfur subunit, chloroplastic codes for MAASTLSSATTSQLCSSKSAMFSSAQALSVMPRRTQMMGRGKGMRITCQAAIPADNVPDMSKRKLMNLLLLGAISLPSGFMLVPYATFFAPPGSGAGSGGQVAKDALGNDVIASEWLKTHGPGDRTLTQGLKGDPTYLVVEKDRTLATYGINAVCTHLGCVVPFNTAENKFICPCHGSQYNDQGRVVRGPAPLSLALAHADIDEGKVLFVPWVETDFRTGEDPWWA; via the exons ATGGCTGCCTCTACTCTATCTTCTGCTACCACTTCACAG CTATGCTCCAGCAAGAGTGCTATGTTCTCTTCAGCACAGGCCCTGTCTGTGATGCCCAGGAGGACCCAGATGATGGGAAGGGGAAAGGGAATGAGAATCACATGCCAGGCAGCAATTCCAGCTGATAATGTCCCTGACATGAGTAAGAGGAAGCTTATGAATTTGCTTCTTCTGGGTGCTATCTCACTTCCCTCTGGTTTCATGCTGGTTCCCTATGCTACTTTCTTTGCTCCACCTGG CTCTGGTGCTGGAAGTGGTGGTCAAGTTGCCAAGGATGCTCTCGGAAACGATGTAATTGCATCAGAATGGCTTAAGACCCATGGCCCTGGTGACAGGACTCTCACACAAGGATTGAAG GGTGATCCTACCTACCTTGTTGTGGAGAAAGACAGAACTCTTGCCACATATGGAATCAATGCTGTATGCACTCACCTTGGTTGTGTCGTGCCATTCAACACCGCCGAGAACAAATTCATCTGCCCATGCCATGGATCCCAGTACAATGACCAAGGAAGGGTTGTCAGGGGACCTGCACCTCTG TCTCTGGCTTTGGCTCATGCTGATATTGATGAAGGCAAGGTATTATTTGTTCCTTGGGTCGAAACCGATTTCAGAACCGGTGAGGATCCATGGTGGGCTTAG